In Hyphomicrobiales bacterium, a single window of DNA contains:
- a CDS encoding LysR family transcriptional regulator: MDWDNLRIFLAIARAGQILSAAKTLHLNHATVARRLDALEEQLGTRLFDRRTTGTVLTPAGESLLTRVERMESELLQADAALPATTNTVSGTVRVGAPDGFGTFHLAGVLARLANLHPALTIQLVPLPRSFSLSRREADIIVTIERPKLGRAIIKKLTDYSLSVYAAKSYLKRQGNIQSTDDLPGKLFITYVEDIAYSRALDYTADLAKLMARHYECGSVVAQMEAVLAGEGIGILHDYAAARHSDLVRILPDMRFSRTYWLMSHPDTHDTRRVAEVYRAIVESVKLRGAEFVLR; the protein is encoded by the coding sequence ATGGACTGGGACAATCTCCGCATCTTTCTTGCCATTGCCCGCGCAGGCCAGATCCTGAGTGCGGCGAAGACGCTGCATCTCAACCATGCCACGGTGGCGCGCCGGCTCGATGCGCTGGAAGAGCAGCTTGGCACGCGGCTGTTCGACCGGCGCACCACGGGCACGGTGCTCACGCCTGCCGGCGAAAGCCTGCTCACCCGTGTCGAGCGGATGGAATCGGAACTGCTCCAGGCCGATGCCGCCTTGCCCGCCACCACGAACACGGTCAGCGGCACGGTGCGCGTCGGCGCGCCAGACGGGTTCGGCACCTTTCATCTTGCGGGTGTGCTGGCACGGCTCGCCAACCTCCATCCGGCGCTCACGATCCAGCTTGTGCCGCTGCCGCGTTCCTTTTCCCTGTCGCGTCGCGAGGCGGATATCATCGTGACGATCGAGCGCCCCAAGCTGGGCCGTGCCATCATCAAGAAGCTCACGGACTATTCGCTCTCGGTCTACGCCGCCAAGAGCTATCTCAAGCGCCAGGGAAACATTCAGTCCACGGATGATCTTCCGGGAAAGCTGTTCATCACCTATGTGGAGGACATCGCCTATTCTCGCGCGCTGGACTACACCGCCGACCTCGCCAAGCTCATGGCGCGGCACTATGAGTGCGGCAGCGTGGTGGCACAGATGGAAGCCGTGCTCGCCGGCGAGGGCATCGGCATCCTGCACGACTATGCCGCGGCGCGGCACTCGGACCTCGTGCGCATCCTGCCGGACATGCGCTTCTCGCGCACCTACTGGCTCATGAGCCACCCCGACACCCACGACACGCGGCGCGTGGCGGAAGTCTATCGCGCCATCGTGGAAAGCGTGAAGCTGCGCGGCGCCGAATTTGTGCTGCGCTGA
- a CDS encoding CoA-acylating methylmalonate-semialdehyde dehydrogenase, translating into MVKTINHWVGGKEAAGKGGRKSAVFNPATGEQTGEVVLATTAELDAAVKVAQAAAPGWQATTPLRRSRILNAFLRILEQRTKELAACITAEHGKVLSDAMGEVQRGMEVVEFATAAPSLLKGEYTENVGTKVDSWSTRQPLGVVAGITPFNFPAMVPMWMFPTALATGNCFILKPSERDPSAALLIAAWLKEAGLPDGVFNVVQGDKEAVDAILNHPGISAVSFVGSTPIARYIYTTGTANGKRVQALGGAKNHMIIMPDADMDQTVDALMGAGYGSAGERCMAISVAVAVGEGTAEKVLAKLEPKVRALKIGPGTDADAEMGPLVTKQHYEKVKGYIDTGVKEGAKLLVDGRGFKMQGYENGYFLGGSIFDHVTTDMTIYKEEIFGPVLSFVRAKTYDEAAAMINKHEYGNGTAIFTRDGDAAREFAQSIQVGMVGINVPIPVPMAFHSFGGWKASLFGDHHMHGPEGIRFYTKLKTVTARWPTGIRSGAEFVMPTMK; encoded by the coding sequence ATGGTCAAGACAATCAATCACTGGGTCGGCGGCAAGGAAGCCGCAGGCAAGGGCGGCCGCAAGAGCGCCGTGTTCAACCCCGCCACGGGTGAACAGACGGGCGAAGTGGTTCTCGCCACGACAGCGGAACTCGACGCCGCCGTGAAGGTGGCGCAGGCTGCTGCCCCGGGCTGGCAGGCCACCACGCCGCTCCGCCGCTCGCGCATCCTCAATGCCTTCCTCCGCATTCTCGAACAGCGCACCAAGGAACTTGCGGCCTGCATCACGGCCGAACACGGCAAGGTCTTGTCGGATGCCATGGGCGAAGTGCAACGCGGCATGGAAGTGGTCGAATTTGCCACCGCGGCGCCCTCGCTCCTCAAGGGAGAGTACACCGAGAACGTCGGCACCAAGGTGGACTCGTGGTCCACGCGCCAGCCGCTCGGCGTCGTTGCCGGCATCACCCCGTTCAACTTCCCCGCCATGGTGCCCATGTGGATGTTCCCGACGGCACTCGCCACCGGCAACTGCTTCATCCTGAAGCCTTCGGAGCGTGACCCTTCCGCCGCGCTGCTGATCGCCGCCTGGCTCAAGGAAGCGGGCCTTCCCGATGGCGTGTTCAACGTGGTGCAGGGCGACAAGGAAGCCGTTGACGCGATCCTGAACCACCCCGGCATCTCGGCCGTGAGCTTCGTCGGCTCGACACCGATCGCCCGCTACATCTACACGACCGGCACCGCCAACGGGAAGCGCGTGCAGGCCCTGGGCGGCGCCAAGAACCACATGATCATCATGCCCGACGCGGACATGGACCAGACAGTCGATGCCCTCATGGGCGCCGGCTATGGCTCGGCTGGTGAACGCTGCATGGCAATCTCGGTTGCCGTCGCGGTGGGCGAAGGCACGGCGGAAAAGGTTCTGGCCAAGCTGGAGCCGAAAGTCCGTGCACTGAAGATCGGTCCCGGCACCGATGCAGATGCCGAAATGGGCCCGCTCGTCACCAAGCAGCACTACGAGAAGGTGAAGGGCTACATCGACACCGGCGTCAAGGAAGGCGCAAAGCTGCTGGTCGATGGCCGCGGCTTCAAGATGCAGGGCTACGAGAACGGCTATTTCCTCGGCGGCTCGATCTTCGATCACGTGACGACGGACATGACCATCTACAAGGAAGAAATTTTCGGTCCCGTCCTCTCCTTCGTGCGCGCCAAGACCTATGACGAGGCGGCTGCCATGATCAACAAGCACGAATACGGCAACGGCACCGCGATCTTCACCCGCGATGGTGACGCGGCGCGCGAATTCGCCCAGTCGATCCAGGTCGGCATGGTCGGCATCAACGTGCCGATCCCCGTGCCGATGGCGTTCCACTCCTTCGGCGGCTGGAAGGCCTCGCTCTTCGGCGATCATCACATGCACGGGCCGGAAGGCATCCGCTTCTATACCAAGCTCAAGACCGTGACGGCACGCTGGCCCACGGGCATCCGCTCCGGCGCCGAATTCGTCATGCCGACGATGAAGTAA
- a CDS encoding lytic murein transglycosylase, whose product MRKVFLGTLVSLVVMSAPALAAKCSSTGGAFEGWKKSFAAEAKANGINDKAVKALMGTRYATATIRADRNQHSFKLSLSAFMAKRGSATIVAQGRRLKAANQALFDRIEAKYGVPAGPLIAIWGMETAFGHFTGQQNVLSATATLAYDCRRTEFFTEQLYAMLKLVGSGKISAGAKGAMHGELGQTQFMPKNVLMYGVGNLNSKEGALASTAKFLVGHGWQRGKGYQRGQPNYGAIQGWNAATVYQQAIAIMGKQIDGN is encoded by the coding sequence ATGCGGAAGGTGTTTCTGGGTACCCTTGTTTCACTCGTGGTGATGTCAGCCCCTGCGCTTGCTGCCAAGTGCAGCAGCACCGGCGGCGCCTTTGAAGGCTGGAAAAAATCCTTCGCCGCGGAAGCCAAGGCCAACGGCATCAACGACAAGGCCGTCAAGGCACTGATGGGCACGAGATACGCCACGGCAACCATCCGCGCCGACCGCAACCAGCATTCCTTCAAGCTCAGCCTGAGCGCCTTCATGGCCAAGCGCGGCTCGGCCACCATCGTGGCGCAGGGCCGCCGCCTCAAGGCCGCCAACCAGGCCCTGTTCGACCGGATCGAAGCGAAATACGGCGTGCCCGCCGGACCGCTCATTGCCATCTGGGGCATGGAGACGGCGTTCGGACACTTCACCGGGCAGCAGAACGTGCTCTCCGCCACCGCCACGCTGGCCTATGACTGCCGCCGCACCGAGTTCTTCACCGAACAGCTCTATGCCATGTTGAAGCTCGTGGGCTCCGGCAAGATCTCGGCGGGCGCCAAGGGTGCCATGCACGGCGAACTGGGCCAGACCCAGTTCATGCCGAAGAACGTGCTGATGTATGGTGTCGGCAATCTCAACAGCAAGGAAGGCGCACTTGCCTCCACCGCCAAGTTCCTCGTGGGTCACGGTTGGCAGCGCGGCAAGGGCTATCAGCGCGGACAGCCCAACTATGGCGCCATCCAGGGCTGGAACGCCGCGACCGTCTATCAGCAGGCCATTGCCATCATGGGCAAGCAGATCGACGGCAATTGA
- the tdh gene encoding L-threonine 3-dehydrogenase → MKALVKAAPEEGLALRDEPVPKIGADDILIKVAKTGICGTDLHIWKWDEWAQKTIPVPMVVGHEFAGTVVEVGSHVRTVKVGDRVSGEGHLIGLKSRMARAGHFHLDPETKGIGVNVPGAFAEYLKLPAFNAIHLPPEVDDEIGAILDPLGNAVHTALSFDLIGEDVLITGAGPIGIMAASVCRHVGARHVVITDVNDYRLELCNQVNDAVTVNVGREDLRDVMQRLGMQEGFDIGLEMSGAPNAFDQMVDHMIMGGKIAILGIPSKPTPVDWNRIIFKSLTLKGIYGREMFETWYKMIAMLQSGLDVRKVITHRFKAADYAQGFALMKQGASGKVVLDWG, encoded by the coding sequence ATGAAAGCACTGGTGAAAGCCGCGCCCGAAGAAGGGCTCGCCTTGCGCGACGAGCCGGTGCCGAAGATCGGCGCCGACGACATCCTCATCAAGGTGGCGAAGACCGGCATCTGCGGCACCGACCTGCACATCTGGAAATGGGATGAGTGGGCGCAAAAAACGATCCCCGTGCCCATGGTGGTGGGCCACGAGTTTGCGGGAACGGTTGTCGAGGTTGGCAGCCATGTGCGCACCGTCAAGGTGGGCGACCGTGTGTCGGGCGAGGGTCACCTCATCGGCCTCAAGAGCCGCATGGCACGCGCCGGGCACTTTCATCTCGATCCTGAGACGAAAGGCATCGGCGTCAACGTGCCTGGTGCCTTCGCGGAGTATCTGAAACTGCCCGCCTTCAACGCCATCCACCTGCCGCCCGAGGTGGATGACGAAATCGGCGCCATCCTCGATCCGCTCGGTAACGCCGTGCACACGGCACTTTCGTTCGACCTCATCGGCGAGGATGTGCTGATCACCGGGGCCGGCCCCATCGGCATCATGGCGGCGAGCGTCTGCCGTCACGTGGGCGCGCGCCATGTGGTCATCACCGACGTGAACGACTACCGGCTTGAGCTGTGCAACCAGGTCAACGACGCCGTTACCGTGAATGTGGGGCGCGAGGACCTGCGCGATGTGATGCAGCGCCTCGGCATGCAGGAGGGTTTCGACATCGGTCTGGAAATGTCGGGCGCACCCAATGCCTTCGACCAGATGGTCGATCACATGATCATGGGCGGCAAGATCGCCATCCTCGGCATTCCCTCGAAACCAACGCCGGTGGATTGGAACCGCATCATCTTCAAGTCACTCACGCTCAAGGGCATCTACGGGCGCGAGATGTTCGAGACCTGGTACAAGATGATCGCCATGCTGCAATCCGGTCTCGACGTACGCAAGGTCATCACCCACCGCTTCAAGGCCGCAGACTACGCCCAAGGCTTCGCCCTGATGAAACAAGGCGCCAGCGGCAAGGTGGTGCTGGACTGGGGCTGA
- a CDS encoding glycine C-acetyltransferase, whose amino-acid sequence MSNVLASLADELDAIRAQSLWKTEREILSPQSSHITVAGGRKVLNFCANNYLGLADHAEVVAAARAALDSHGFGMASVRFICGTADIHRHLEQRIASYVAMDDAILFAACFDANGAVFEPLFGEQDAIISDSLNHASIIDGVRLSKARRFRFANGDMNDLETQLQAAKAANARRIVIVTDGVFSMDGYFADLKSIRALADRHDALVMVDDCHATGFVGPQGRGTPARAGVKVDILTGTFGKALGGAAGGYIAAARPIIDLMRQRARPYLFSNALPPAIVGGSHAAIDLAEKGDDLRAQLAANATRFRAGLAKAGFDLLPGEHPIIPVMLGEAKRAQEMAAALYDEGVYVTGFFYPVVPQGRARIRTQMSAAHATQDIDAAIAAFTRVGRTLKVIS is encoded by the coding sequence ATGAGCAACGTCCTTGCAAGCCTTGCCGACGAACTCGACGCCATCCGCGCCCAGTCCCTGTGGAAGACGGAGCGGGAAATCCTCTCACCGCAGTCATCGCACATCACTGTGGCGGGCGGGCGGAAGGTTCTCAACTTCTGCGCCAACAATTACCTGGGCCTCGCCGACCATGCGGAGGTCGTGGCGGCGGCCCGCGCGGCCCTGGACAGCCATGGCTTCGGCATGGCCTCGGTGCGCTTCATCTGCGGCACCGCCGACATTCACCGGCACCTGGAGCAGCGCATCGCCAGCTACGTCGCCATGGACGATGCCATTCTCTTTGCCGCCTGCTTCGATGCCAATGGCGCGGTGTTCGAGCCTCTGTTCGGTGAGCAGGATGCCATCATCTCGGATTCTCTCAATCACGCCTCCATCATCGATGGCGTGCGCCTCTCCAAGGCCAGGCGTTTCCGCTTCGCCAATGGCGACATGAATGACCTCGAAACACAGTTGCAGGCGGCCAAGGCCGCGAACGCGCGGCGCATCGTCATCGTCACCGATGGTGTGTTCTCCATGGATGGCTATTTCGCCGACCTGAAAAGCATCCGCGCGCTCGCTGACCGCCATGATGCGCTGGTGATGGTGGATGATTGCCACGCCACGGGATTCGTGGGGCCGCAAGGGCGCGGCACGCCGGCGCGGGCGGGCGTGAAGGTGGATATTCTCACCGGCACCTTCGGCAAGGCGCTGGGCGGTGCGGCGGGAGGTTACATCGCGGCGGCGCGTCCGATCATCGACCTGATGCGGCAGCGGGCGCGGCCCTATCTCTTTTCCAACGCCCTGCCGCCCGCCATCGTCGGAGGCAGCCATGCAGCCATCGATCTGGCGGAGAAGGGCGATGATCTCCGGGCGCAACTTGCGGCCAACGCCACACGCTTCCGCGCCGGACTGGCGAAAGCGGGCTTCGACCTGCTCCCCGGCGAACATCCGATCATTCCGGTGATGCTTGGCGAAGCAAAGCGGGCGCAGGAGATGGCCGCAGCCCTCTATGACGAAGGCGTCTACGTCACCGGCTTCTTCTATCCCGTGGTGCCGCAGGGCAGGGCGCGCATCCGCACGCAAATGTCCGCCGCCCATGCCACGCAAGACATCGACGCCGCCATTGCCGCCTTCACGCGGGTGGGGCGCACATTGAAGGTGATTTCATGA
- a CDS encoding RidA family protein: protein MIERLNPGTVPQPASAYVQAVAHSANARRLVISGQIGMTADGKLLDGMEAQLRQCWANLFAVMKAGGFEKRHLVKSVIYVTAPGVIGLSRKLRDEAMGGHTSASTYVQVAGLASPEILCEVEGEAVLED, encoded by the coding sequence ATGATCGAGCGCCTCAACCCCGGCACCGTGCCGCAACCGGCCTCCGCCTATGTGCAAGCCGTGGCGCATTCCGCCAACGCCCGGCGCCTCGTGATCTCCGGCCAGATCGGCATGACGGCGGACGGGAAACTGCTGGATGGCATGGAGGCGCAACTGCGCCAATGCTGGGCGAACCTGTTTGCAGTGATGAAGGCAGGAGGTTTCGAGAAGCGTCATCTGGTCAAGTCGGTGATCTATGTGACGGCACCCGGGGTGATCGGCCTTTCCCGCAAGCTGCGCGACGAGGCGATGGGCGGCCATACCAGCGCCTCCACCTACGTGCAGGTCGCAGGCCTGGCCTCGCCGGAAATCCTGTGCGAAGTCGAGGGCGAGGCGGTGCTGGAGGACTGA
- a CDS encoding nuclear transport factor 2 family protein, with protein MARQEDLKAIRHVVTEYLKGMIYGQPERLRNAMHPLCMQAGHDKGFYEFMPRDEFIEAIKAEKPEADGSAFAFDISMIDVTGDIAFVKVTDECFGTTWTDYLTLIRDRGQWQIVMKAFYNHAYDKA; from the coding sequence ATGGCGCGACAAGAGGATTTGAAGGCCATTCGCCACGTGGTGACCGAATATCTCAAAGGCATGATCTATGGCCAGCCTGAGCGGCTCCGCAACGCCATGCATCCCTTGTGCATGCAGGCCGGGCACGACAAGGGATTCTATGAGTTCATGCCGCGGGATGAATTCATCGAAGCGATCAAGGCGGAAAAGCCGGAAGCAGACGGGTCTGCCTTCGCATTCGACATCTCGATGATTGATGTCACCGGCGACATTGCATTCGTCAAGGTCACCGACGAATGCTTTGGCACGACATGGACGGATTATCTGACGCTGATCAGGGACAGGGGGCAGTGGCAGATCGTGATGAAGGCATTCTACAATCACGCCTACGACAAGGCCTGA
- a CDS encoding MoaD/ThiS family protein translates to MHTVHLWGALRPLVGGAESVQSSARTIRELFRLLSETYPGVEAHIRRGVAVSIDGKIYRDQWDTELPAGAEIYLMPRIPGG, encoded by the coding sequence ATCCACACGGTCCATCTCTGGGGAGCGCTGCGGCCGTTGGTGGGCGGGGCGGAGTCTGTGCAATCATCGGCGCGCACCATCCGGGAGTTGTTCCGCCTGTTGAGTGAAACCTATCCGGGCGTCGAGGCGCATATCCGGCGCGGCGTTGCCGTTTCGATCGATGGCAAAATCTACCGCGATCAGTGGGACACCGAGTTGCCTGCGGGCGCGGAGATCTATCTCATGCCGCGCATTCCCGGCGGATAG
- a CDS encoding xanthine dehydrogenase family protein molybdopterin-binding subunit, whose product MPLDTSLVRKPFKVIGTRVRRPDGIDKVTGRAKYGADAFAPGQLVGLVVRSPHAHALIKKIDTSKAEKVPGVKAIVTSADLPDLTGGDRGMRDILENCMARKKALYDGHAVAAIAAVDMHTAKQAAKLIKIDYQVLPHVTEVDEALKPNAPLLHDDIFTDGIEPKPTKPSNFVKIAEYGHGDVEAGFKDADIIIEKSYKTEQTHQGYIEPHACLANVSPDGTGELWVTTQGPFVYRNQCAQLLGMDINKLRVTSSEIGGGFGGKTHVWGEPIALALSRKANRPVKLVMTRDEVFRATGPTSSSSIDVKIGVKKDGTITAAFAELRYQNGAFPFTWAEFGAMTCWACYDFKNVKSVSKDVVLNRPKCAAYRAPSAPIAAFAVESTMDMVAKAIGMDPVELRIKNAAKEGSKSSYGPVYGPIGIGPTLEAAKNHPHMKAPLGPNQGRGMACGFWFNFGGQTCVDVNVTPDGSVTVAVGTVDVGGSRASLALAVAEELGVPYEQVRVIVADTSSLGHNDMTDGSRGTFSSSMAAVDATRKAVQTLRERAAKIWEIPVEEVEWVDGQARAVGEKHGNKAALSVKDIAAQAANTGGPVAGHSEIVADGAGVSFATHICDAEVDPETGRTTIKRYTVIQDAGKAMHPAYVEGQYQGGAAQGIGWALNEEYVYGKDGRLQNPGFLDYRIPVCSDLPMIDTQILEIPNPNHPYGVRGVGETSIVPPLGAIANAISNAAGVRLNHIPMSPPRVLKALKAKKS is encoded by the coding sequence ATGCCGCTCGACACATCACTCGTTCGCAAGCCCTTCAAGGTCATCGGTACGCGCGTGCGCCGTCCCGATGGCATCGACAAGGTGACGGGCCGCGCCAAGTATGGCGCCGATGCCTTCGCACCGGGGCAACTCGTGGGCCTCGTCGTCCGCAGTCCCCACGCCCATGCCCTCATCAAGAAGATCGATACCTCGAAGGCTGAAAAGGTGCCGGGCGTGAAGGCGATCGTCACCTCCGCCGACCTGCCGGACCTCACCGGCGGCGATCGCGGCATGCGCGACATTCTTGAAAACTGCATGGCGCGCAAGAAGGCGCTCTATGACGGCCATGCCGTCGCCGCCATCGCGGCGGTGGACATGCACACGGCCAAGCAGGCGGCAAAGCTCATCAAGATCGACTACCAGGTCTTGCCGCACGTCACCGAAGTGGATGAAGCGCTGAAGCCGAACGCGCCGCTCCTGCATGACGACATCTTCACCGACGGCATCGAGCCCAAGCCCACGAAGCCGTCCAACTTCGTCAAGATCGCCGAATACGGCCATGGCGATGTGGAAGCTGGTTTCAAGGACGCCGATATCATCATCGAGAAGTCCTACAAGACCGAGCAGACGCACCAGGGCTACATCGAGCCGCATGCCTGCCTCGCCAACGTTTCGCCCGATGGCACGGGCGAACTGTGGGTGACGACGCAGGGACCGTTCGTGTACCGCAACCAGTGCGCCCAGCTTCTCGGCATGGACATCAACAAGCTCCGGGTCACGTCGTCGGAAATCGGCGGCGGCTTTGGCGGCAAGACGCACGTGTGGGGCGAACCCATTGCGCTCGCCTTGTCGCGCAAGGCCAACCGCCCGGTGAAGCTGGTGATGACGCGTGACGAAGTGTTCCGCGCCACGGGCCCGACCTCGTCGTCGTCCATCGACGTCAAGATCGGCGTGAAGAAGGACGGCACGATCACCGCCGCCTTTGCCGAACTGCGCTACCAGAACGGCGCCTTCCCCTTCACCTGGGCCGAATTCGGCGCCATGACGTGCTGGGCCTGCTACGACTTCAAGAACGTGAAGTCGGTTTCGAAGGATGTGGTTCTCAACCGTCCGAAGTGCGCGGCCTATCGCGCGCCCTCGGCGCCCATCGCGGCCTTCGCGGTGGAAAGCACCATGGACATGGTGGCCAAGGCCATCGGCATGGACCCTGTCGAACTGCGCATCAAGAACGCGGCCAAGGAAGGCTCCAAGTCGTCCTACGGCCCGGTCTATGGTCCGATCGGCATCGGCCCGACGCTGGAAGCCGCCAAGAACCATCCGCACATGAAGGCACCGCTCGGCCCCAACCAGGGCCGCGGCATGGCCTGCGGATTCTGGTTCAACTTCGGTGGCCAGACCTGCGTTGACGTCAACGTGACACCGGACGGATCGGTGACGGTCGCGGTCGGCACGGTGGACGTGGGCGGCAGCCGCGCTTCGCTGGCGCTCGCCGTGGCGGAAGAACTGGGCGTTCCCTACGAGCAGGTCCGCGTGATCGTGGCCGACACCTCGTCGCTCGGCCACAACGACATGACCGACGGTTCGCGCGGCACCTTCTCGTCGTCCATGGCGGCGGTCGATGCCACGCGCAAGGCGGTCCAGACGCTCCGTGAACGCGCTGCCAAGATCTGGGAAATCCCGGTCGAGGAAGTGGAATGGGTCGATGGCCAAGCCCGCGCCGTGGGTGAAAAGCACGGCAACAAGGCCGCGCTCTCGGTCAAGGACATCGCCGCACAGGCCGCCAACACCGGTGGCCCCGTGGCGGGGCATTCGGAAATCGTTGCCGATGGCGCTGGTGTTTCCTTCGCCACGCACATCTGCGATGCCGAGGTCGATCCGGAAACGGGCCGCACCACCATCAAGCGCTACACGGTCATCCAGGACGCGGGCAAGGCCATGCATCCCGCCTACGTGGAGGGCCAGTACCAGGGCGGTGCCGCACAGGGCATCGGCTGGGCGCTGAACGAGGAGTATGTCTACGGCAAGGACGGACGCCTGCAGAACCCGGGCTTCCTCGACTACCGCATTCCGGTGTGCTCCGACCTTCCGATGATCGACACGCAGATTCTGGAAATCCCCAACCCGAACCACCCCTATGGTGTGCGCGGCGTGGGTGAAACCTCGATCGTGCCGCCGCTCGGCGCCATTGCCAACGCGATCTCCAATGCAGCGGGCGTGCGCCTCAACCACATCCCCATGTCTCCGCCCCGCGTGCTGAAGGCACTCAAGGCGAAGAAGTCGTAA
- a CDS encoding (2Fe-2S)-binding protein encodes MAVLVKTTINGDTVEYACQPDEPLLDVLRNRLGLTGAKEGCGTGDCGACSVIVDGRLTCSCLVLGAEMEGRTLETIEGMATGDKLHPLQQQFIDHAALQCGVCTPGFLIAAKALLSKNPDPSEEEIRFGLAGNLCRCTGYDKIVRAVQAAAKEMRGA; translated from the coding sequence ATGGCCGTACTCGTCAAGACAACCATCAACGGCGACACGGTCGAATACGCCTGCCAGCCCGATGAACCGCTGCTCGATGTGCTGCGCAACCGCCTTGGCCTCACCGGTGCCAAGGAAGGCTGCGGCACGGGAGATTGCGGCGCATGTTCGGTGATCGTGGATGGCCGGCTCACCTGCTCGTGCCTCGTCCTCGGCGCGGAAATGGAAGGCCGTACGCTGGAAACGATCGAAGGCATGGCCACTGGCGACAAGCTGCATCCTCTGCAGCAGCAGTTCATCGACCATGCTGCCTTGCAGTGCGGTGTGTGCACGCCGGGTTTCCTGATCGCAGCGAAGGCGCTGCTCAGCAAGAACCCCGATCCGAGCGAAGAGGAAATCCGCTTCGGCCTCGCCGGAAACCTGTGCCGCTGCACGGGTTATGACAAGATCGTGCGTGCCGTTCAGGCCGCCGCCAAGGAAATGAGGGGAGCATAA
- a CDS encoding xanthine dehydrogenase family protein subunit M — translation MRYESPATTKEACALLAKEKGTAFVLAGGTDLLVKMKAGMVEPDLVVDIKRIKGMRDIKKTASGFVIGAATPNVALSENAALLKAWPGVVEAAQLIGSKQVQGRCTMAGNLCNASPAADAVPALVAAGAKVVLASVKGKRKLAVEDVPAGVGRTVLKKGEIVEAIELPAKKPKSGDAYLRFIPRTEMDIAVVSCGVNLTIDGKGVITSARVALGAVAPTVLLVKDAAKAIIGSKLDDAAKAKLAAAASAACRPIDDKRGTVEFRTEVAGVMARRAAEIAYARAGGK, via the coding sequence ATGCGATACGAATCTCCGGCAACGACAAAAGAGGCCTGTGCCCTTTTGGCCAAGGAAAAAGGCACAGCCTTTGTCCTGGCAGGTGGAACCGATCTTCTGGTGAAGATGAAGGCTGGCATGGTCGAGCCCGACCTGGTGGTGGACATCAAGCGCATCAAGGGCATGCGCGACATCAAGAAAACCGCCAGCGGATTTGTCATTGGCGCGGCAACGCCCAACGTCGCGCTGTCGGAAAACGCCGCTTTGCTGAAGGCATGGCCTGGCGTTGTGGAAGCAGCCCAGCTCATCGGCTCGAAGCAGGTGCAGGGCCGCTGCACCATGGCCGGCAACCTGTGCAATGCCTCGCCTGCCGCCGATGCCGTTCCGGCACTTGTTGCCGCCGGGGCCAAGGTCGTTCTTGCCAGCGTGAAGGGCAAGCGCAAGCTCGCCGTTGAAGATGTGCCGGCCGGCGTTGGCCGCACCGTGCTCAAGAAGGGCGAGATCGTCGAGGCGATCGAACTTCCCGCCAAGAAGCCCAAGTCGGGCGATGCCTACCTGCGCTTCATTCCGCGCACGGAAATGGATATCGCCGTCGTTTCCTGCGGCGTGAATCTGACAATCGACGGCAAGGGCGTCATCACCTCGGCGCGCGTGGCGCTCGGTGCCGTCGCCCCCACCGTGCTGCTGGTCAAGGACGCGGCCAAGGCCATCATCGGCTCGAAGCTCGATGATGCTGCCAAGGCCAAGCTCGCCGCCGCCGCATCCGCCGCCTGCCGTCCCATCGACGACAAGCGCGGCACCGTTGAATTCAGAACCGAAGTGGCTGGCGTCATGGCGCGCCGGGCCGCTGAAATCGCGTATGCCCGCGCAGGAGGCAAGTGA